One Lycium barbarum isolate Lr01 chromosome 5, ASM1917538v2, whole genome shotgun sequence genomic window carries:
- the LOC132641732 gene encoding probable protein phosphatase 2C 15 — protein MGSREERHRLNHDLVPLAALISRELRSEKMEKPNVRYGCAAQSKKGEDYYLMRTDCQRVQGNPSSSFSVFAIFDGHNGTAAAVFSKDNLLNLVLSAIPRGLGRDEWLHALPRALVAGFVKTDKEFQRKGLTSGTTATFVIVDGWTVTVASVGDSRCILDTQGGAVSELTVDHRLEENAEERERVTASGGEVGRLSIFGGTEIGPLRCWPGGLCLSRSIGDMDVGEFIVPIPYVKQVKLSTAGGRLIIASDGIWDAVSSDMAAKSCRGLPAELAARQVVKDALRTRGLKDDTTCIVVDIIPPDNTVQPATPPKKYNKFQSLFFRRKSHKSVAKLSKKLSAVGIVEELFEEGSAMLAERLGSEDSNGPSMSGLFICAVCQVDLAASEGISVHAGSIFSTSSKPWQGPFLCADCRNKKDAMEGKRPSGVKVA, from the exons ATGGGGTCAAGGGAAGAAAGGCATAGGTTGAATCATGATCTTGTACCATTAGCAGCACTGATTAGCAGGGAACTACGGAGTGAGAAAATGGAGAAGCCAAATGTAAGATATGGATGTGCAGCTCAGTCCAAGAAAGGTGAGGATTATTATCTGATGAGGACAGATTGCCAGAGAGTTCAAGGCAATCCTTCATCATCCTTCTCCGTGTTTGCG ATCTTTGATGGACATAATGGGACAGCAGCTGCAGTGTTCTCAAAAGATAATTTACTAAATCTTGTTTTGAGTGCCATACCTCGCGGACTCGGAAGGGACGAGTGGCTTCATGCTTTGCCTCGTGCACTAGTTGCTGGGTTTGTGAAAACTGATAAGGAGTTCCAGAGAAAAG GACTAACATCTGGAACTACAGCTACATTTGTGATCGTTGATGGATGGACAGTGACAGTTGCGTCTGTTGGAGATTCCCGCTGCATTTTGGATACTCAGGGCGGTGCTGTTTCAGAATTAACTGTAGACCATAGGCTTGAAGAAAATGCAGAGGA AAGGGAGCGTGTCACAGCAAGTGGTGGTGAAGTAGGAAGACTAAGCATTTTTGGTGGTACTGAG ATTGGTCCTCTTCGTTGTTGGCCAGGAGGTTTATGCCTTTCAAGATCAATCGGAGATATGGATGTAGGGGAATTCATTGTTCCAATACCATATGTCAAACAAGTAAAA CTATCTACTGCAGGTGGAAGGCTAATCATTGCATCTGATGGAATTTGGGATGCTGTATCATCAGACATGGCTGCCAAGTCTTGTCGTGGCTTGCCTGCTGAGCTTGCTGCTAGACAAGTCGTGAAG GATGCTTTGAGGACCCGTGGGCTGAAGGATGACACAACATGCATAGTAGTTGACATAATTCCTCCCGATAACACTGTACAGCCTGCAACTCCGCCAAAGAAGTATAACAAGTTCCAATCCCTTTTCTTCAGAAGAAAGTCGCATAAATCTGTTGCTAAACTATCGAAAAAGCTGTCAGCTGTAGGCATTGTAGAGGAACTGTTTGAAGAAGGCTCAGCAATGCTTGCTGAAAG ATTGGGGAGTGAGGATTCAAATGGTCCATCAATGTCCGGTCTCTTCATTTGTGCTGTTTGTCAGGTTGACCTTGCTGCAAGCGAAGGCATATCAGTACATGCTGGTTCCATTTTCTCAACGAGCTCAAAGCCTTGGCAAGGTCCTTTCCTATGTGCTGACTGTCGTAATAAGAAAGATGCCATGGAAGGAAAACGACCAAGTGGAGTTAAAGTCGCTTAA